The genomic window TGCCATTGGTATCGCCGAGCATCGCGCCCAGGATGATCCAGTCGCAATGGTCGGTGCCCGAGCTGAATTGCCAGCGCCCGTTGAAGATGTAGCCGCCCTCTCCATCATGCGCGGGTTTGGCGATGCCCTGCGGTGCGTACGGCGAGGCCATCCAGGTATCGACGTCGTCGGCCCAGATCTCGGCGGCGACTTTCGGGTCCGCGTAAGCCAACTGGTAGGGGTGCACGCCCACCACGCCGACGATCCACCCGGCGGCGGGATCCAGCGCGGCGGTGGCCATCGTCGTCTCGGCGAATTCGCGCGGGTGCACCTCGAACCCCTGATACTGCTTGGTCTGCAGCAGTCGGATCAGGCCGGCATTCTTCATCTGCTTGACGGTGTCGTCGGTGAGCCGGCCGATGCGTTCGGCTTCGGCGGCCTGGTCGCGCAATTGATCGGCCATGGCCACTACCCGGTCGATCACCCGGTCGCTCATGTCGGTGTCCTTACGTGAGTCGGCTAGCTGCGGGACAGGAATCCGAGCACCGTGCTTTCGAAGGCTTGCTTGGCCTCGATCATCGCCCAGTGCCCCGAGTTGGGGAATATGTGAAGTTCGGCGTTGGGGATCGTGCGCATGGGGATCAGCGCCATGTCGGGCGGGCTCACCCTGTCGTCGCGACCCCAGGTCAGCAGGGTCGGCGCCCTGACCTTGTGCATGACGGCCCACGGCAGCGGGCGGTCGGAGGCGGCCATCATGGCGTTCATCCCGGCGAAGGCCTCCTTGCCGTACATGCGGCGCGCGGCGGCCAGCGTCACCGGGTCGGAGGCCAGTTGCCAACGCTCCTCAACGAGTTCGTCGGTGATCAGCGCCTGGTCGTAGACCATTGATTTGAGCCAGTCGACGAGCCGCTGCCGGGTCGGGTCCTCGACGAATTCCTGTAGCAGCCGAATGCCCTCGCTCGGGCTGGCGCTGAAGATGTTGGTGCCGATGCCTCCGATGGTCACCAGCTTGCCGACGCGGTCCGGATTACCGATGGCGAAGTTGACACCGACCCCGCCACCCATCGAGTTGCCGACGATGTGCGCCGTCGCGACGTCGAGGGCGTCCAGGAACGCCGGCACCGCACCGAACGCGGTGACCATCGGGTGGCCGCCGAAGTCCTCGGTCACCCCGAAGCCGGGGAATTCCAAAATCAGGCAACGAAAGTGCTCGGCGAACGTGGGCAGGACGCCGCGGAAGTTGCGCCAGCCGGTGACGCCGGGCCCGGAGCCGTGCAGGAACAGCAGCACCGGAGCCGACGCGCAACCGCAGTCGTAATACCGCAAAGCGCCCTTCGGGGTACTGATTTCACGCAGGTCCTGTTCGACGGTCGTTTCGGAGCTGTTGGCCACGATGCCACCCTGCCATGTTGCCGAGGCACGCGGGAATGGTGTTCCGCTGATCGGGATCCCGGTCAGCGCCGGGCGGCCAGCAGGCGGTCGACGGAGTACGTGTTGTAGGTCCGGAAGGCCAGCACGCCGGCAAGCAGGCTCGCGTGCACGAGCTGATCGCCGATCACGTTGAAGTGCTCGATGGACGTCGCGCCCAGGACCAACACGATCATCACCGCGCCGGCGACGAGGGCGGCCGCGCGCGTCAGCGCGCCGGCCAACAGCAGCAGACCGGTGCTGAGCTCGGCGAAGGGGAGTGCGTAGCTGCACCCCGACACCAGGGCGGTCGGTAGCATCGAGGTCTTGAACTCGGCCACCAGCTGGGCGTGAAAGGTTCCGAGCTTGGGCATCCGGACCTGACCGTGCCCCAAGAGGCTGGGCCCCGATGGTCAATCGGATCAGCAGATAGCCGATGCGGCGGTCGGTTCGTCCGGTCGCCGCCGGTGTAGCACACATGGTTCGGTCCTTCCCCCGTGTCGCGATATACGAAACCTACTGTGCCGCAAAACCTCCGGGCCGCGGGTCGGCCATGGCCGATCCAGGGGATGCCCAGTCGGCGGAGACCTTGCGATGCTTGATCAGCCAGCTGCCGCCGTTGGGCACCAGGGTGTCGCGATAGCGTCCGAAATGGTCGAGGCCCGATGTGGGTGACCACCGTGAAATAGCACGAGACCTGCGCCTGGTCCGGTGCAACGGCCTCGAACAGCAGGCCTCGAACAGCAGGCCTCGAACAGCAGGTTGGTGACGTTGTGCCGGACGACCGGTTTGACGTCCACGGCATCGGCGAGGTTGGCCGTCACTCCGCCGAGAAAGGTGACGATCTCGGATCTGCCGCCCAGCGGGGCCGATCCGCGGTTCTCAGAACACCGTCGACGCAGAATGTTTCGGCAAGCCCGTCAACCCGTCCGGCGTCGCCGGACCAGTTGTACCGTGCCAGTGTGTCGCGGATCTGCTCCCGGGCGAGAAGTTCCCACAGCTCCATCGCCGTGACTCTAGTCGGGCGCGCGGTGAGTTACTTGACGATGCGGGGCCGGAAGCCCTGTCTTGATACCGGCGTGATGCCGCTGAGGTCGAACACGGCGATCAGTGCCCGCAAAAGGTCCGGGGACCATTCGTCCCACGGTTCGGCCTCGACCCGATCCAGCAGCTCGCTGCGCAGACGTTCGACGTCCACCGGCTGCTGCTGGTCGGTCATGGCCGCATGCTTTCCAAGGAGTGGTTAAGGTCGGTTGTAGTGAACGCTAGGGCCACGGCGGCGCGGTTGCCTAGCCAACTTGTCAAATTCAAATGTGCCGGGTCCCCGCCGCCTTCGGGAATGAATCGGCACTCCGGCGGCGTAGCACAACGCATGAAGCTCAACGACGCCGCACGAGATCTCATCGGCACGGGTGCGGATGCCACGCTGGTCACCATCAATCCCGACGGCAGCCCCCAGGTCAGCGTCGTATGGCTCGCCTTGCGGTCGACGCCCGACGGGGACGAACTCGTCAGCGCCCACCTCTCCGAGCACAAGAAGGTCCGCAACGTCCGCACCGATCCGCGCGTCGCCGTGACCATCCTGTCGCTCGATGCGGCCGGCAAGGGCATCCGGCCCTACCTCTCGATCACCGGGACCGCCCGGATCACCGCGGGCGGCGCCCCGGAGCTGCTCACGGAACTCAACCCCATCCTCGGGGACCCGAACCTGAAGTTCCCGCCGGACGACGCACCGCCGGGATATCTCACCCACATCCGCATCGACAAGGTCGGAGGCGTCGGGCCGTGGGCCGGGTGACCACGAGGTTTTGACACTTCCGCTACCGGCGGTAGCGCAATACAGTGAGTGGATGGCACCCGGCGAAGACGGCACGCACCTACGCACATGCCCACTGTGTGAAGCCATGTGCGGCTTGGAGATTCAGGTCGAGGGCGGTCAGGTTGCCGGCATTCGCGGCAACCGCGCCGACGTGTGGAGCCGCGGACACCTGTGCCCCAAGGGTGTCTCGCTGGGCGCCGTGCACCACGACCCCGACCGCATTCGCCGGCCGATGATCAAGGTCGACGGGAACTGGCAGGAAGCCAGCTGGGACGCGGCATTTCGCCGGTGCACTGAATTGCTGACCCCGGTCATCGAGAAGTACGGCATCGGCGCGGTCACCGCCTACACCGGCAACCCGCTGGCGCACTCGTTCTCCCTGGCTCGTTATGCCGGTGTGCTGATGGGGATGTCCGGGATGCCGGTCACGTACTCGCCGGGCACGGTGGACCAGTGGCCGAAGAACCTGTCCTCGCATCTGATGTACGGCCTGTGGTGGAACTTCCCGGTGCCCGACATCGAGCGCACCGACCTGATCGTCATCATGGGCGCCAACCCTGCGGCCTCGCAAGGCTCGCTGCTGGCCGCGCCTGACGTGATGGGCCTGCTCGCCAGGATTCGCCAACGCGGCAAGGTGATTGTGATCGACCCCGTGCGCACCCAGACCGCCGCGCAGGCCGACGAGTGGCTGCCCATCGTGCCGGGCACCGACGCGGCGCTGCTGCTGGCCGTCGCCCACACCCTCTTCGAGGAGAACCTGGTCAACGCCGGGCCACATGTCAACGGGATCGACACGATGCGCCGGGTCGCCGCGGACTGGCCACCGGAGCGGGTCAGCGCCGTCACCGGCATCGACGAAGACCGCATTCGCCGGCTCGCCCGCGAACTGGCCGGCACGCAGAGATCGGTGGTGTACGGGCGAATCGGGTTGTGCAATCAAGAGTTTGGCAGTCTGGCCAGCTGGCTGGTAGACGTGATCAACATCTTGACCGGGCATTTCGACACCCCGGGTGGCGCCATGTTCCCCAAACCCGCGGCCTGGTCGATCACCACCCAGCCGCTGCCCGGGTTGGAGGGCGGGCTGGCGGAATTCGGTCGCTGGCACACCCGGGTCCGCGGCGCCAAAGAGGTTCTCGGACAGGCTCCGGTCTCCTGCTTGACCGAGGAGATCGCCACCCCCGGCGACGGGCAGCTCAAGGCGCTGATCACCGTCGCAGGTAACCCGGTGTTGTCCACGCCGGGCGGGGACAAGCTCGACGAGGTGCTCCCGATGCTGGAAGCGATGATCTCGGTCGACCTGTGGCTCAACGAAACCACGCGGCACGCCGACGTGATCCTGCCCGGGCTGTCGCCGCTCGAGCAGCCGCACCATGACGACCTGATCCTGCTGTTTGCGATTCACAGCATCGCGAATTACTCCGCTCCGGTGTTCGACCCGGGCGAGCGCCCGCACGAATGGGAGATCCTGATCCGGCTGACCGGCCTGTGCACCGGCACGCCGGCCGAGGACGTCGACGTCGCGGCCATCGACGATGGCTTTTTCGACTACCTCGCGTTCACCCGGGGAGTCGACGGGGCCGAGATCCGCAAACTCTACGAGCGGGGCGGCCCGGAGCGGATGCTCGACCTGACGCTGCGGACGGGACCCTTCGGGGACCAGTACGGCCAGAACCCCGGCGGCCTCACGCTCGACCTGCTCAAGGCCAACCCGAACGGCATCGACTTCGGGCCGATGGTGCCGCAGCTACCCGACATCCTGGACACGCCCGACAAGAAGATCCGCCTGGCGCCGCAATACCTGCTCGACGACCTGCCCCGGCTGGCCGCCCGCCTGCAACGCCCCGCCGAGCCGCTGGTGCTGGTGAGCCGGCGACACCTGCGCTCGAACAACACGTGGCTGCACAACGTGCCCGCCCTGATGAAGGGCAAGGATCGCTGCACCCTGCTCATTCACCCCGACGACGCGGCGCGGTGCGGGATCTCCGACGACGACGTCGTCACGGTGAAATCCGAGGCCGGCGAAATCAAGGTGCCCGTCGAAATCACCGACGCGATCAAACCCGGCGTGGTGTCGATGCCACATGGCTGGGGACACGGCCGGCCGGGCACCCGGCTGTCGGTGGCCAACGGCTCGCCCGGGGTCAACACCAATGCGCTGTCCCTGCCGATGTTTGTCGACGAGCCGTCCGGAAACGGTGCCCTCAACGGGATCCCGGTGACCGTCATCGGCGACCAGACCCGCTTCCCGGCCGCGACACCCGCTGGTGTGCAATAACTTTCGTGCATGATTGTTCGATTGCTCAGCGGGCAGTGAAGTTGGTTTCAACCACCGGTTCGCGGGCGATTGTGGCGCGACGAAAGTTCGGCGCCGACTGTGTTTTAGTTCACCTTGGCCGCGCCCCTGAACCATCACGCCGAGTCAGTCGTGGCCATGGACATGACTGTAACAACCTTTTCGGGGTCCGCGACCCAGAATGCACACGCCAGCCGCGGCGCACCGCACATCGCCGGCAGCGCGGTGGCGTTCACAACCAACAGACACACCCAGGACGAGGTGGCAAGCGAACTCACGCAGTTCGCCGAGCCGGGGTTTCTGCGATTCGCCGAAACAGCCGGCGTCGAAAACCGTAGCTTGGCGCTGCCGCTGTCGCGCTATTCGAAGATGAGCGGTTTCACCGAAGCCAACGATGCCTACCTGCAGGTCGCTGTTGACCTGGGTGAGCGGGCCATCCGGAAAGCGCTCGCGGCGGCGAACATTCAACCGCAGGAGGTCGACACCATCGTAATGGTGTCGAGCACGGGAATCGCGGTGCCGACCGTCGACGCTCGGCTGATGTCGCGGGTGGGATTCCGCCCGGATATCAAGCGGGTCCCCCTGTTTGGCCTCGGTTGCGTGGCGGGTGCGGCCGGTCTGGCCCGTGTCTACGACTATCTGCACGGCTACCCGGGGGATGTCGCTGTGCTGCTGTCGGTAGAGCTGTGCTCGCTCACCCTTCAGCGGGACGACTTCTCGGTGCCCGCGCTCATTGGCGTGTCGCTGTTCGGCGACGGGGCGGCCGCGGTGGTTGTCACCGGGGCCCACCGGCCTCCGTCCCCGCCCCGCCGAGTCAAGGGCCCCCGCATCCTGGCGACACGCAGCCGGGTGATTCCCGAAACGGTCGACGTCATGGGCTGGAACGTCGGCTCTAGCGGGTTCCAGCTCGTCATGTCCCGGGACGTGCCGAAGATGGCCGACGACTACCTGCGGGCCGAGGTCGACAGCTTCCTGGCCGGCCACGGTTTGTCCGTCGCCGACATCGCGACGTGGGTCTGTCATCCCGGGGGCCCGAAGGTGCTGGACGCGATCGAGAACGCCATCGGGCTGCCACCCGAAGCGGTGATGCACAGCCGAGATTCCATGCGCGACAACGGCAACATCTCGTCCGCCTCGGTGCTCGATGTGTTGCGCCGGACCCTCGCCGAGCCGCTGGCCGACGGCGCCTTCGGCATAATGCTGGCGATGGGTCCCGGATTCAGCTTCGAGCTACTGCTGCTGCAGTGGTGAGGGGGCATGACGATGTATTACTACCTGTTCATCCTCGCAATCGGCGCTGAACGCCTCGTCGAGCTCGCGGTCGCTCAGCGTAACGCCGCTTGGTCGTTTGCCCACGGCGGCAAGGAGTTCGGCCGCGACCACTACCCGGCAATGGTGACTATGCACGCACTGCTGCTGGTTTCCTGCGTCGTCGAGGTCTGGTCGTTGCACCGGCCGTTCCTGCCTTGGCTGGGCTGGCCAATGGTGGTTCTCGTCGCGCTGAGCACCGTTGTCCGTTGGTCGTGCGTCGCCGTGCTTGGCCGACACTGGAATCCGCGCCTCATCGTGATCCCGGGTGCGGAACTGGTTCGGCGCGGGCCTTACCGCTGGTTGCATCACCCGAACTACACCGCGGTCGCGGTGGAGGTGGCCGCGCTCCCGCTGGTCCACTCGGCGTGGCTCACGGCCATCGCGTTCGGCATCGCTAACGCCTTGGTGCTCAACGTCAGGATTCGCGCTGAGAACGCGGCGCTGGGGTACGCCTGAGCCGGCAGATCACGGCGCGATGGGCCGGTTGGTCCATTCGCGGTCGGCCCGGCGTGTCGAGCGGAACCAACCGCCCGCCGCGCCGGTGCCGCCGTCGGTCGGGATCGTGTGACCGGTGACGAAGGCGGACAGATCGGATGCAAGGAACAAGATCACGCTCGCCTGGTCCTCGGGTAAGCCCATGCGCCCCAACGGAACCCACTGCGGCCACTGCTCCTGTTCCTCGGCAGACAGCCATTTCGAGTAAGGCACCTGCAGGGATTCGGTGACGTCGGGACCGATCCCGTTGACCCGCACGCCGTCGCGGCCCACCTGAACCGCGAGGCTGCGGGTGAAATGAATGACGGCCGCCTTGAACGCGGCGTAGACCGGATCTTCGGGGTAGCCGCGTAGGCCTTCGACGGACGAGACATTCACAATTGCGCCGCCGCGTTGGCCGACCATCGCGGGCAGGAATGCGTGGGTGACCAGGAAAACATGATGCAGATTGATGTGGTAGAGCTCATTCCACAATTGCGGGTCGGTGTCGACGAAATTGCCGGGGTGCCGCAGCCAATGGCCGACGTTGTTCACCAGCACGTCGACCCGGCCGAACCGATCCAGCACCACGCGCGCCAAGTCGGCGACCTGATCGGCCTCGCGGACATCGACGGGCACCGGCAGCCCCGCGCCGCCCGACGCCGCGATGTCGTCGGCCACCCGCTGTGCCAGGCCGCGGTCGATATCGGCGACGACCACCCGCGCGCCGTGCAGCGCGAAAAGCTTTGCCGTCGCGGCGCCGATGCCGCCGCCGCCACCGGTCACCACCGCGACCCGCCCGGCCAATAGCCGGCCGGCGTGCGTTGCCTGCTCCATGGCCAACATCTTCGAGCATCGGGGGCGATTCCGGCAGCACCCGCGCCGAAATCAGGCGCCGTGACCACCCACGTTTTTCGGCGATAAACCGCGAAAACCAATATTGGGCATGAACTTGCCTCGAGTTTTGTGCCGCCCCTGCAGGGTATTCGGGTGTTCCGGGACCAACACCGTTACTCAGAGAGATGGTATGCGGCGTATTCACCATCGACACAGTCCGCAATCCCTTGCGGTCTCGGTGGCCAGTCGACTGCTCGTGAAGAACGTCGTGCGCGCCTGGGCGCTGCAGCCGAATTTGAATTGGCCCTTCGCCATGTCGATGGCCTCGCGCGCTTGGTGCCCCGGTTCGGATCGCCGGCCGCGATCGAGCAGGTGCGGCTGGAACATTGTCGCGCGGAGTGGGTTCGTGCGCCCGGCACGTCGCCGACGCGCGCGATCCTCTACCTCCATGGCGGCGCATTCCTGACCTGCGGCATCAACACTCACCGCGCCTTGGCATGCCGCTTGTCGAAGGCAGCCGATGCCGGAGTGCTCGTCGTCGGATACCGAAAGTTGCCGTCGCATCAGATCATTGACGCGATAGACGACGGAATATCCGGGCTGCGCTGGTTGCTGCAACGCGGTTACGACGACCAGGTGGTCGTCGTCGGCGATTCGGCCGGCGGCTATCTGGCCTTCATGACCGCCCTCGCCGCCATCGGGTCGAAGGTCGCCTCGCCGGCCGGTATCGCCACCATCTCGCCTTTCACCGATGCCGACCCGTCCCGGAAACTCAAGCACCCGAACGCGCGCAAGTGCTCGATGTTTACCGCGGGGGCCCTGTCGATCTTCTCCCGATACCTTGACTGGCGGCCGACATTTTGCCCGAGGGCCGGCGGGCCCTACGCTACATCGGGGACTTCGTCAAAGGGCTGACCGCCAGACACGACATGGCCGCCGTCCGCCAGCCGGCTTAGCGTCGAGGCCCGAAACACCCTGCCCCGCAGCGCTACTGACGGAGTTCGTCGAATTCCGGATCGATCAGTACCGTCTCGCGTTGCTCCTGCCAGTCGGAAACGGTTGCCTCCAACGGCACGTCGGCCGCGTCGAGTCGCGGAATGACGTGTTCGGCACGATCGAACGCCGCATCGCCGGCCGCCCGGTGTTGCTCTACTGCATCGGCAATGGGCACGTCGTCAGGGAATTCGCCGTCGGTGTCAGCCATGGACGGCCGGTTACCCGCGACGCCGTCGTCAAAAACGGACTGGCGCAGCGCGCGTCGTCAGGCCCCGGTGGTCGCCAGTTTTTGACGAGCAGTCCCCCTAAAAGGGCGCCGATGCCGTTAGTGTTGGCCGAGTGAGCCGACCAGCCCCGCCCGTGCTGACAGTTCGTTACGAGGGCGCCGAGCGCACCTTCGCCGCAGGCAATGATGTGGTGATCGGTCGCGATCTGCGCGCCGACGTGCGGGTTGCGCATCCGTTGATCTCGCGGACTCACCTGGTGGTGCGTTTCGATCAAGGGCGCTGGATCGCGATCGACAACGGCAGCCTCAACGGCCTCTATGTCAGCAACCGCCGGGTGCCCGCCGTCGACATCCAGGACGGCCTGTGTATCAACATCGGCAATCCGGACGGCCCCGCGGTCACCTTCGAGGTGGGGCGTCATCAAGGTTCGGCGGGGCGGCCGCCGCTGACGACGTCGATCCCGATCTCCAACCCGATGACCGGGCCGAGCGCCCCACAGCATGCGCCGGGTTACGCACCAAGCGGCGCGCTGCGCCCCGACCAGGGTCAGCAGCCGATCTCGCGGCCGCAGCCGGCACCTCCGCATGCCGGAGCGCAGCCGGCCCACCCGTCGGGGCCGCTGCCGCGCCACCCGTCCGCGCCGGGGCCGAACCCACCGTCGGGTCCGATACCGCGCCCGCCGACCGGTGGCTTGCCGTCGGCACCGCCCACCGAGCGGCACCCGCCACCGCAGATCTACCGGGCCCAGCCCCCGCAGGCACCGCCGGCTCCGGCGGGGGAGCCGGAGACCAGCCGTGTGGGCGGGGACGCCGCGAACATCGCGACCTCGATGATGCGGATC from Mycobacterium shigaense includes these protein-coding regions:
- a CDS encoding DoxX family membrane protein; this translates as MPKLGTFHAQLVAEFKTSMLPTALVSGCSYALPFAELSTGLLLLAGALTRAAALVAGAVMIVLVLGATSIEHFNVIGDQLVHASLLAGVLAFRTYNTYSVDRLLAARR
- a CDS encoding SDR family NAD(P)-dependent oxidoreductase, which produces MEQATHAGRLLAGRVAVVTGGGGGIGAATAKLFALHGARVVVADIDRGLAQRVADDIAASGGAGLPVPVDVREADQVADLARVVLDRFGRVDVLVNNVGHWLRHPGNFVDTDPQLWNELYHINLHHVFLVTHAFLPAMVGQRGGAIVNVSSVEGLRGYPEDPVYAAFKAAVIHFTRSLAVQVGRDGVRVNGIGPDVTESLQVPYSKWLSAEEQEQWPQWVPLGRMGLPEDQASVILFLASDLSAFVTGHTIPTDGGTGAAGGWFRSTRRADREWTNRPIAP
- a CDS encoding molybdopterin-dependent oxidoreductase; translated protein: MAPGEDGTHLRTCPLCEAMCGLEIQVEGGQVAGIRGNRADVWSRGHLCPKGVSLGAVHHDPDRIRRPMIKVDGNWQEASWDAAFRRCTELLTPVIEKYGIGAVTAYTGNPLAHSFSLARYAGVLMGMSGMPVTYSPGTVDQWPKNLSSHLMYGLWWNFPVPDIERTDLIVIMGANPAASQGSLLAAPDVMGLLARIRQRGKVIVIDPVRTQTAAQADEWLPIVPGTDAALLLAVAHTLFEENLVNAGPHVNGIDTMRRVAADWPPERVSAVTGIDEDRIRRLARELAGTQRSVVYGRIGLCNQEFGSLASWLVDVINILTGHFDTPGGAMFPKPAAWSITTQPLPGLEGGLAEFGRWHTRVRGAKEVLGQAPVSCLTEEIATPGDGQLKALITVAGNPVLSTPGGDKLDEVLPMLEAMISVDLWLNETTRHADVILPGLSPLEQPHHDDLILLFAIHSIANYSAPVFDPGERPHEWEILIRLTGLCTGTPAEDVDVAAIDDGFFDYLAFTRGVDGAEIRKLYERGGPERMLDLTLRTGPFGDQYGQNPGGLTLDLLKANPNGIDFGPMVPQLPDILDTPDKKIRLAPQYLLDDLPRLAARLQRPAEPLVLVSRRHLRSNNTWLHNVPALMKGKDRCTLLIHPDDAARCGISDDDVVTVKSEAGEIKVPVEITDAIKPGVVSMPHGWGHGRPGTRLSVANGSPGVNTNALSLPMFVDEPSGNGALNGIPVTVIGDQTRFPAATPAGVQ
- a CDS encoding alpha/beta fold hydrolase, with the translated sequence MANSSETTVEQDLREISTPKGALRYYDCGCASAPVLLFLHGSGPGVTGWRNFRGVLPTFAEHFRCLILEFPGFGVTEDFGGHPMVTAFGAVPAFLDALDVATAHIVGNSMGGGVGVNFAIGNPDRVGKLVTIGGIGTNIFSASPSEGIRLLQEFVEDPTRQRLVDWLKSMVYDQALITDELVEERWQLASDPVTLAAARRMYGKEAFAGMNAMMAASDRPLPWAVMHKVRAPTLLTWGRDDRVSPPDMALIPMRTIPNAELHIFPNSGHWAMIEAKQAFESTVLGFLSRS
- a CDS encoding isoprenylcysteine carboxyl methyltransferase family protein, producing MYYYLFILAIGAERLVELAVAQRNAAWSFAHGGKEFGRDHYPAMVTMHALLLVSCVVEVWSLHRPFLPWLGWPMVVLVALSTVVRWSCVAVLGRHWNPRLIVIPGAELVRRGPYRWLHHPNYTAVAVEVAALPLVHSAWLTAIAFGIANALVLNVRIRAENAALGYA
- a CDS encoding PPOX class F420-dependent oxidoreductase gives rise to the protein MKLNDAARDLIGTGADATLVTINPDGSPQVSVVWLALRSTPDGDELVSAHLSEHKKVRNVRTDPRVAVTILSLDAAGKGIRPYLSITGTARITAGGAPELLTELNPILGDPNLKFPPDDAPPGYLTHIRIDKVGGVGPWAG
- a CDS encoding type III polyketide synthase → MTVTTFSGSATQNAHASRGAPHIAGSAVAFTTNRHTQDEVASELTQFAEPGFLRFAETAGVENRSLALPLSRYSKMSGFTEANDAYLQVAVDLGERAIRKALAAANIQPQEVDTIVMVSSTGIAVPTVDARLMSRVGFRPDIKRVPLFGLGCVAGAAGLARVYDYLHGYPGDVAVLLSVELCSLTLQRDDFSVPALIGVSLFGDGAAAVVVTGAHRPPSPPRRVKGPRILATRSRVIPETVDVMGWNVGSSGFQLVMSRDVPKMADDYLRAEVDSFLAGHGLSVADIATWVCHPGGPKVLDAIENAIGLPPEAVMHSRDSMRDNGNISSASVLDVLRRTLAEPLADGAFGIMLAMGPGFSFELLLLQW